Proteins encoded in a region of the Stieleria neptunia genome:
- the tnpB gene encoding IS66 family insertion sequence element accessory protein TnpB (TnpB, as the term is used for proteins encoded by IS66 family insertion elements, is considered an accessory protein, since TnpC, encoded by a neighboring gene, is a DDE family transposase.), with the protein MIALPTNNGIFLYSKPTDMRKGFSGLSGIVRSELQRKPNDGSLFLFINRRKDKIKALYWDTDGMVVWYKSLQQGSFEMISRDGQVSVKIDAAELAMLLGGVSIENATRRKRLKAA; encoded by the coding sequence ATGATCGCACTGCCAACCAACAACGGCATCTTCCTCTACAGCAAACCGACCGACATGAGGAAGGGATTTTCAGGTCTCTCCGGGATCGTTCGCAGTGAATTGCAAAGGAAGCCAAACGACGGAAGCCTATTCCTGTTTATCAATCGACGCAAAGACAAGATCAAGGCGCTCTACTGGGACACCGATGGAATGGTCGTTTGGTACAAGAGTTTGCAGCAAGGCAGCTTTGAGATGATCAGTCGAGACGGTCAAGTCAGTGTCAAAATTGACGCCGCCGAGTTGGCAATGTTGCTCGGAGGTGTGTCGATCGAAAACGCAACGCGACGCAAGCGACTCAAGGCCGCCTGA
- a CDS encoding IS66 family transposase: protein MDKWKKLQREKKTLAEQVSELKARCETLTKANESLAQNAKELVAANKDLKQEKADLQSKLKKSRAELDALIRRLFGRTSERFEDPDQLKFEFANQAQVDDARDGIEQAIEENKGTGSGKKPPKRRNQKERFPDGLERKEVVVDLSEEEKEGLVRIGEDIVESAHYTRAKVSIIRTIYPKYARPGQPNSGVFQAERPATLLQGDRYNISFAAAIIANRLSYHLPIYRQEDMFSECGLYLSRSTLLNIQEAAERVLRPFAEWLADLVRTDTVIGSDDTSIRLLLPKELPDVDEADPKSGRVREVLAAAIANNRKSILAKMWAYRGVNLPINVFDFTVSRHRDGPDLFLVDSGYEGTLLGDCYGANTGIYIRSNGKIIHAACGAHARRKVEAALDNHPVHAKYLLRLIREIYDVEDEARRMSPSDRLKLRKRKSVPLWKTLRNYLDTEMTDILKDDKITEARSYILNQWDHLTKYLDDGEVPVDNNQCEQLMKQIALGRKNWLFVGSIGSGYRTATLMTIVSSAIRNDLDVAAYLEDVLGQLLSGSTDYESLRPDVWAKSHPESIRAHRQQEREAANTRRDRERLRRRIARTEYRIES from the coding sequence ATGGACAAGTGGAAGAAACTTCAACGCGAAAAGAAAACACTGGCTGAACAAGTCAGCGAGCTGAAGGCGCGTTGCGAAACGCTCACCAAGGCCAACGAGTCGTTGGCCCAAAACGCAAAAGAACTTGTCGCCGCCAACAAAGACTTGAAACAAGAAAAGGCTGATCTGCAAAGCAAACTGAAGAAGAGCCGCGCGGAACTGGATGCTTTGATTCGCCGACTGTTCGGGCGGACGAGCGAGCGATTCGAAGACCCTGATCAATTGAAGTTCGAGTTTGCCAACCAAGCCCAAGTTGACGACGCACGCGACGGCATCGAACAGGCGATCGAGGAAAACAAGGGAACCGGAAGCGGAAAGAAACCGCCGAAGCGTCGCAATCAAAAAGAACGGTTCCCCGATGGCTTGGAACGTAAAGAGGTTGTTGTTGACCTGAGCGAAGAAGAGAAGGAAGGCTTGGTTCGAATAGGTGAGGACATCGTCGAGTCGGCCCACTACACGCGAGCGAAAGTCTCTATCATTCGAACGATCTATCCAAAGTACGCTCGTCCCGGTCAGCCCAATTCCGGCGTCTTTCAGGCCGAACGTCCAGCGACGCTGTTGCAAGGCGATCGCTACAACATCTCATTTGCCGCGGCGATCATCGCTAATCGACTCAGTTATCACCTGCCAATCTATCGCCAAGAAGACATGTTCTCCGAGTGCGGGCTTTACCTTTCCCGCAGTACGCTACTGAACATTCAAGAGGCGGCCGAGCGCGTGCTTCGCCCTTTCGCCGAGTGGCTTGCCGACTTGGTGCGTACCGATACTGTGATCGGAAGTGACGACACGTCGATTCGCTTGCTGCTGCCCAAAGAGCTTCCGGATGTGGACGAGGCCGACCCCAAGAGCGGTCGGGTTCGCGAAGTGCTTGCTGCGGCGATCGCGAATAATCGCAAGAGCATCCTGGCGAAGATGTGGGCCTATCGCGGTGTCAACCTTCCAATCAATGTGTTCGACTTTACGGTCAGTCGGCACCGCGACGGCCCGGATCTCTTCTTGGTTGACTCAGGTTACGAAGGCACACTGTTAGGAGACTGTTACGGGGCAAACACGGGGATTTACATTCGATCAAACGGCAAGATCATTCATGCCGCCTGCGGCGCGCATGCGCGCCGCAAGGTCGAGGCTGCGCTTGACAATCATCCTGTGCATGCGAAGTACTTGCTGCGATTGATCCGTGAGATCTATGATGTTGAAGACGAGGCACGCCGGATGTCACCGTCGGATCGATTGAAGCTGCGGAAGCGGAAGTCGGTACCGCTGTGGAAGACGCTTCGCAACTACCTCGACACAGAGATGACTGACATCTTGAAGGATGACAAGATCACCGAAGCGCGAAGTTACATCTTGAACCAATGGGACCATCTAACCAAATACCTTGATGATGGCGAAGTCCCTGTCGATAACAACCAGTGTGAACAGCTGATGAAACAAATTGCCCTAGGACGTAAGAACTGGCTTTTTGTTGGCAGCATTGGTTCGGGCTATCGAACCGCGACGTTGATGACGATCGTCAGCAGCGCGATCCGAAACGATCTAGATGTGGCAGCCTACCTGGAAGACGTGCTTGGTCAGTTGTTGTCCGGAAGCACCGACTACGAGTCGTTACGTCCAGACGTCTGGGCCAAGTCTCATCCGGAATCGATTCGAGCTCATCGTCAGCAAGAGCGAGAGGCTGCCAATACCCGCCGCGATCGCGAACGTCTTCGTCGCCGTATTGCGCGTACCGAGTACCGGATCGAAAGCTGA